A DNA window from Panthera tigris isolate Pti1 chromosome X, P.tigris_Pti1_mat1.1, whole genome shotgun sequence contains the following coding sequences:
- the F8A1 gene encoding 40-kDa huntingtin-associated protein, with translation MAASAPGLGGAAGPGPEAGDFLARYRQVSSKLKKRFLRKPNVAEAGEQFGQLGRELRAQECLPYAAWCQLAVARCQQALFHGPGEALALTEAARLFLRQERDARQRLACPAAYGEPLQAAANALGAAVRLHLELGQPAAAAALCLELAAALRDLGQPAAAAGHFQRAAHLQLPQLPLAALQALGDAASCQLLARDYNGALAVFTRMQRLAREHGSHPVPPPPPPPPPPPPPPGPQVGPGAAPALPAALLPANGGPAPAPSPATLGAFSDVLVRCEVSRVLLLLLLQPPPAKLLPEHAHTLEKYSWEAFDGHGQESGGQLPDELFLLLQSLVMATHEKDTEAVKSLQVEMWPLLSAEQNHLLHLVLQETVSPSGQGI, from the coding sequence ATGGCGGCGTCCGCGCCCGGCCTGGGCGGCGCTGCGGGCCCGGGCCCCGAGGCCGGGGACTTCTTGGCGCGGTACCGCCAGGTGTCGAGCAAGCTGAAGAAGCGGTTCCTGCGGAAGCCCAACGTGGCGGAGGCGGGCGAGCAGTTCGGGCAGCTGGGCCGGGAGCTGCGCGCCCAGGAGTGCCTGCCCTACGCGGCCTGGTGCCAGCTGGCGGTGGCGCGCTGCCAGCAGGCGCTCTTCCACGGGCCTGGGGAGGCGCTGGCGCTCACCGAGGCCGCCCGCCTCTTCCTGCGGCAGGAGCGCGACGCGCGCCAGCGACTCGCCTGCCCGGCGGCCTACGGGGAGCCGCTGCAGGCCGCCGCCAACGCCCTGGGCGCCGCCGTGCGCCTGCACCTCGAGCTGGGCCagccggccgccgccgccgccctctgCCTGGAGCTGGCCGCCGCCCTGCGCGACCTGGGCCagccggccgccgccgccggccaCTTCCAGCGCGCCGCCCACCTGCAGCTCCCGCAGCTGCCCCTGGCCGCGCTGCAGGCGCTTGGCGACGCCGCCTCCTGCCAGCTGCTGGCGCGCGACTACAACGGCGCCCTGGCGGTCTTCACGCGCATGCAGCGCCTGGCGCGGGAGCACGGCAGCCACCcggtgccgccgccgccgccgccgccgcccccgccgccgccgcctccggggCCACAGGTCGGGCCCGGCGCGGCCCCGGCCCTGCCCGCCGCGCTGCTCCCTGCGAACGGCGGCCCTGCGCCCGCGCCCTCTCCCGCCACGCTGGGCGCCTTCTCCGACGTGCTGGTCCGCTGCGAGGTGTCCCgcgtgctgctgctgctgctgctgcaaccGCCGCCCGCCAAGCTCCTGCCGGAGCACGCCCACACTCTGGAGAAGTACTCCTGGGAGGCTTTCGACGGCCACGGGCAGGAGAGCGGCGGCCAGCTTCCTGACGAGCTGTTCCTGCTGCTGCAGTCCTTGGTCATGGCCACCCACGAAAAGGACACGGAAGCCGTCAAGTCGCTGCAAGTGGAGATGTGGCCGCTGTTGAGTGCCGAGCAGAACCACCTCCTTCACCTGGTTCTGCAAGAAACCGTCTCCCCCTCGGGACAGGGCATCTGA
- the LOC122235325 gene encoding histone H2A-Bbd type 2/3 codes for MPVRRSRRGSSGGQSRVRSRTARAELTFSVSHVERLLREGRYSQRLGASAPIFLAAVIQSLTAKVLELAGIEARNRGRRLITPDVVDMVVHNHPLLSAFFQSTIISQAVPGRY; via the coding sequence ATGCCTGTGAGGAGGAGCCGTCGAGGGTCGTCCGGTGGCCAGAGCCGGGTCCGCTCCCGCACTGCCCGAGCCGAGTTGACGTTCTCCGTGAGCCACGTGGAGCGCCTCCTGCGGGAGGGCCGCTACTCGCAGCGCCTGGGCGCGTCCGCCCCGATCTTCCTAGCGGCCGTCATCCAGTCCCTGACGGCCAAGGTCCTGGAGCTGGCCGGCATCGAGGCCCGCAACAGAGGCAGGAGGCTCATCACCCCGGATGTCGTGGACATGGTGGTCCACAACCACCCGCTGCTCAGCGCCTTCTTCCAGTCCACCATCATCTCCCAGGCGGTCCCGGGCCGGTACTAG